One stretch of Dokdonia sp. Hel_I_53 DNA includes these proteins:
- a CDS encoding outer membrane protein assembly factor — MERQVNKLNNTVIFSKITTKLILFFALCSATLVQAQRVLPLDPDTKYEIGDIKVTGTTTYNENTVIAFTGLRSGESIFLPGDKITNVIKKLWGLELFSDISLYVTSVTGKKVDLQLDIKEVPQLNEVRFEGIKQKKGSTFIKDNGLNKGAKVTENLETTTKNYIENSYKKKGYYNSKVYINTIPVADTVSSNKVNMIVNIDKGERVKIADINFMGREKLKEKKLLGAMKNTKEKKIWRLWKRSKFAKADYEEDKVSLINKYKEKGYRDARIISDSIIKNDENSITLNLEIEEGNRYYIGDIDFIGNTVYTDEQLSRQLGLGKGDVYNGVLLKERIQDDSDPNSDNIANLYQNSGYLFSNVNAVETGVANDTINFEVRISEGKLAYFNKVTVKGNDKTKDPVIYRELLTKPGQRYSKSAVVNTVRELGQLGFFDAQQLTPEFKNFDQQAGTVDLEYNVVEQGASQIELQGGFGGGGFVGTLGLSFNNFSIQNIFNKEAYKPLPMGDGQKFSLRAQASQFYQTYSASLTDPWFGGEKPVQFSASFSHSIQYLFNSRATSQRDRVDRDRRFLITGGSLGLAKRLTWPDRNFTLSHAIGFQHYDLQNYNTGLFTFGNGSSENLAYTIGLSRKELYGGLIFPTGGSDISISGKFTLPYSVWNGTDYEQLALDREDAVANQDNQRIGEIDQERFNWLEYYKVKFDGKWYTGLVDKFVLQTGIELGYLGAYNNARGIPPFERFFLGGDGLGGFSLDGREVIRLRGYPNQAVTPIDREFSRTSNSANDGATIYNKFSLELRYPITFSQQASIYALTFAEGGASYDNFRDYNPFQLSRSAGAGIRIFMPAFGLLGLDFGYGFDPIPGTVGANGWETHFIIGQQF, encoded by the coding sequence TTGGAAAGACAAGTGAACAAATTAAATAATACTGTTATTTTTTCAAAAATAACCACAAAATTAATACTCTTTTTTGCCCTTTGCAGTGCTACTTTAGTGCAAGCACAAAGAGTTTTACCATTAGATCCCGACACTAAATACGAGATAGGTGACATCAAAGTAACAGGGACAACTACTTATAATGAAAATACTGTAATTGCATTTACAGGGTTGAGATCTGGTGAATCCATTTTTTTACCTGGCGATAAAATCACCAATGTGATAAAGAAACTCTGGGGGCTAGAATTGTTCTCTGATATTAGTCTTTATGTTACAAGTGTTACTGGCAAAAAGGTAGATTTACAATTAGATATTAAGGAAGTTCCACAACTTAATGAAGTACGTTTTGAAGGCATAAAGCAAAAGAAAGGGTCTACGTTTATAAAAGACAATGGTCTTAACAAAGGGGCCAAAGTGACAGAAAATCTAGAGACTACAACAAAAAATTACATTGAGAATAGTTATAAGAAAAAGGGTTACTACAACTCTAAGGTTTATATTAACACTATTCCTGTCGCAGATACGGTTTCTAGCAACAAAGTCAATATGATAGTGAATATTGACAAAGGAGAGCGTGTTAAAATTGCTGACATTAATTTTATGGGTCGCGAGAAGTTAAAAGAAAAGAAACTTCTAGGTGCCATGAAAAATACAAAAGAGAAAAAAATCTGGAGACTCTGGAAACGATCCAAATTTGCAAAAGCAGATTATGAAGAAGATAAAGTATCTCTTATCAACAAGTATAAAGAAAAAGGTTATAGAGATGCGCGCATTATATCAGATTCAATTATTAAGAATGATGAAAATAGTATTACTCTTAATTTAGAAATTGAAGAAGGTAACAGGTATTATATAGGAGACATTGACTTTATAGGAAATACAGTCTATACAGATGAGCAATTAAGCCGTCAGCTAGGCTTAGGAAAAGGAGATGTTTATAATGGAGTTCTTCTCAAAGAACGTATTCAAGATGATTCAGATCCAAACTCAGATAACATCGCAAACCTTTACCAAAATAGCGGGTATTTATTCTCAAACGTAAATGCTGTAGAGACGGGCGTAGCTAATGACACAATTAATTTTGAAGTAAGAATATCTGAAGGAAAACTCGCTTATTTCAATAAAGTCACTGTAAAAGGAAACGACAAAACCAAAGATCCAGTTATTTACCGTGAGCTATTAACAAAGCCTGGACAGCGTTATAGTAAATCTGCAGTTGTCAATACCGTTAGGGAATTGGGACAACTAGGATTTTTTGATGCACAGCAACTTACGCCAGAGTTTAAAAACTTTGATCAACAAGCGGGAACCGTAGATTTAGAATACAATGTCGTAGAGCAAGGCGCTAGCCAGATAGAACTTCAAGGAGGTTTTGGTGGTGGTGGTTTTGTAGGGACCTTGGGGCTTTCATTCAACAACTTTTCTATACAAAACATTTTTAATAAAGAGGCTTATAAACCTCTGCCCATGGGAGATGGTCAAAAGTTTTCTTTAAGAGCACAAGCAAGTCAGTTCTATCAAACATATAGTGCTTCACTCACAGATCCATGGTTTGGGGGAGAGAAGCCAGTTCAATTTTCTGCCTCTTTTTCACATTCTATCCAATACTTATTTAACAGTAGGGCTACAAGTCAAAGAGATCGTGTAGATAGAGACAGAAGATTTTTAATTACTGGAGGATCACTAGGTCTCGCTAAAAGACTAACGTGGCCAGATAGAAACTTTACATTATCACATGCGATAGGCTTTCAACATTACGATTTACAAAACTACAACACAGGTCTCTTTACCTTTGGAAATGGTTCGTCTGAAAACCTTGCCTACACTATCGGTCTAAGCAGAAAAGAACTTTATGGAGGATTAATCTTTCCAACAGGAGGTTCTGACATCAGTATTTCAGGTAAGTTTACTTTACCTTATTCTGTTTGGAATGGAACTGACTATGAGCAGCTAGCTCTAGATCGTGAAGATGCAGTTGCAAATCAAGATAACCAAAGAATAGGAGAGATTGATCAAGAAAGATTTAACTGGCTTGAGTATTACAAAGTAAAATTTGATGGAAAGTGGTACACGGGACTTGTAGATAAATTTGTTTTACAAACAGGTATTGAGCTCGGATATCTCGGAGCATATAATAATGCTAGAGGCATCCCACCATTTGAACGTTTTTTCTTAGGTGGAGATGGTCTAGGAGGTTTCTCTCTTGACGGAAGAGAGGTAATTAGATTGAGAGGGTATCCTAATCAAGCGGTAACTCCAATTGATAGAGAGTTTTCAAGGACGTCTAATTCTGCAAATGATGGCGCCACTATTTATAATAAGTTTAGTCTTGAACTAAGATACCCTATTACTTTTAGCCAGCAAGCAAGTATTTATGCACTTACTTTTGCAGAAGGTGGTGCGTCTTATGACAATTTTAGAGACTATAACCCGTTCCAATTGAGTAGATCTGCTGGAGCTGGAATTCGTATCTTTATGCCTGCATTCGGTTTATTAGGACTTGACTTTGGATATGGATTTGATCCTATACCAGGTACCGTAGGTGCAAATGGTTGGGAAACTCATTTTATAATCGGACAGCAGTTCTAG
- a CDS encoding NAD kinase, which translates to MKVGIYGQFYHKEAGQYIQELLDILDKKKIEVIIEKNFLKLIHENDTIDKDYGHFSTFRELDNSYDLFVSIGGDGTILKTVTYVRDLSIPIIGINTGRLGFLATIKKTDIAPSIEKILTGKYSISKRSLLQITTKNKDTFGELNFALNEISVSRKNTTSMISVKTKLNGEDLTNYWADGLIVSTPTGSTGYSLSCGGPVIAPHTSSLILTPIAPHNLNARPLVIPDDTVIELTVSGREEQHLISLDSRIATLNNETIITLEKAPFHINLIHLEGDSFLQTLRAKLLWGEDKRN; encoded by the coding sequence ATGAAAGTAGGCATTTACGGTCAATTCTATCACAAGGAAGCTGGACAATATATACAAGAGCTACTGGACATCTTAGACAAAAAGAAGATAGAAGTTATTATTGAAAAAAATTTTTTAAAACTTATACACGAAAATGATACTATAGATAAGGATTATGGACACTTTAGTACCTTTAGAGAATTAGACAATAGCTATGATCTTTTTGTAAGTATTGGAGGTGACGGAACCATTCTAAAAACTGTAACGTACGTAAGAGACTTAAGCATACCCATTATAGGCATAAATACAGGTAGACTAGGATTTCTAGCTACTATTAAGAAAACAGATATTGCTCCTTCTATAGAAAAAATTCTTACAGGTAAGTACAGCATTTCAAAAAGAAGTCTCCTGCAAATTACTACAAAGAACAAAGATACTTTTGGTGAATTGAACTTTGCACTTAATGAAATTTCAGTAAGCAGAAAAAATACAACTTCTATGATTTCTGTAAAAACAAAGCTCAACGGAGAAGATCTTACAAATTATTGGGCAGACGGACTAATTGTATCCACTCCAACAGGTTCTACAGGCTATTCTTTGAGTTGCGGAGGCCCCGTAATTGCTCCGCACACATCAAGTCTCATTTTGACCCCAATAGCCCCGCACAACCTCAATGCAAGACCTCTCGTTATTCCGGATGACACTGTTATTGAACTTACTGTTTCTGGAAGAGAGGAACAGCATCTCATATCACTAGATTCTCGCATCGCCACTTTAAATAATGAGACTATCATCACCCTTGAGAAAGCTCCGTTTCATATAAATCTCATTCATCTAGAAGGCGACAGTTTTTTACAAACACTTAGAGCCAAACTTCTTTGGGGAGAAGATAAACGTAATTAA
- a CDS encoding DUF6089 family protein: MRYLTIIIVALFWNVNLTAQTYEIGAFLGGSNFIGDVGSTNYIAPNKPVIGGIFKWNRSARHSFRFTALFSELEGDDNKSSEARRNSRGLSFKNSIKEFSLGLEYTFWEFDMFNKRNPNAPYLYTGFTYFNHEELNLSNSNLVSTGYTWDVAIPLVLGYKAAFNSNVVFALEGGIRYTLTDNLDGSAPGDGMLEFGNKNNDDWYMFTGITVSFTFGRRPCFCVF; the protein is encoded by the coding sequence ATGAGGTATCTGACGATTATAATAGTCGCCCTTTTTTGGAACGTGAACCTGACTGCGCAAACCTATGAGATAGGTGCTTTTCTAGGAGGTTCAAACTTTATAGGAGATGTAGGCTCTACAAATTATATCGCTCCCAATAAACCTGTTATAGGAGGGATTTTTAAATGGAATAGAAGTGCAAGACATTCTTTTAGATTTACAGCTCTTTTTTCTGAACTAGAAGGTGATGACAACAAGAGCAGTGAGGCGAGAAGGAACTCTCGAGGATTGAGTTTTAAAAATAGTATAAAAGAATTCTCTTTAGGTCTAGAATATACCTTTTGGGAATTTGATATGTTTAACAAAAGAAACCCTAATGCTCCGTACTTATATACGGGTTTTACATATTTTAATCATGAAGAATTAAACCTTAGCAACAGTAATCTAGTCTCAACAGGGTATACTTGGGATGTGGCTATCCCATTAGTATTAGGTTACAAGGCTGCTTTTAATTCTAATGTAGTATTTGCTCTTGAAGGAGGAATACGCTACACTTTAACAGACAACTTAGATGGGAGCGCTCCCGGTGATGGCATGTTAGAGTTTGGAAATAAAAACAATGATGACTGGTATATGTTTACAGGAATTACTGTAAGCTTTACCTTTGGTCGCAGGCCTTGTTTCTGCGTTTTTTAA
- a CDS encoding pyridoxine 5'-phosphate synthase, producing the protein MTKLSVNINKIATLRNARGGNVPDLLKVATDLERMGAQGITIHPRPDERHIKYQDARDLVDIVTTEFNIEGNPIQKFIDLVLETKPTQVTLVPDTVDAITSDSGWDTVKHKSFLQEVIAQFKEEGIRTSIFVDPIPAMIEGARETGTDRIELYTESYATKYMTDRQAAVKPFIESAFIASDLGLGINAGHDLSLKNIEYFHNSIPDLLEVSIGHALIAESLYLGFETTIQSYLEKLK; encoded by the coding sequence ATGACAAAATTAAGTGTAAACATTAATAAGATTGCTACACTCAGAAATGCAAGAGGCGGGAATGTTCCAGATTTATTAAAAGTAGCAACAGACCTTGAAAGGATGGGTGCTCAAGGGATCACCATTCATCCTCGTCCAGATGAGCGCCATATAAAATATCAAGACGCGCGTGATCTTGTTGATATTGTAACAACAGAGTTTAATATCGAAGGAAACCCTATTCAGAAATTTATTGATCTTGTATTAGAAACAAAACCAACGCAAGTCACATTAGTTCCTGACACTGTAGACGCAATTACAAGTGATTCTGGTTGGGATACTGTAAAACACAAAAGTTTTCTGCAAGAAGTGATTGCTCAGTTTAAAGAAGAAGGAATTAGAACCTCAATATTTGTGGATCCTATTCCAGCAATGATTGAGGGGGCTCGAGAAACGGGTACAGATCGTATAGAGCTGTATACAGAGTCTTATGCAACTAAGTATATGACAGATAGACAAGCGGCGGTAAAACCTTTTATAGAGAGTGCATTTATTGCAAGTGATTTAGGTCTTGGAATAAATGCAGGTCATGACTTGTCTCTTAAAAATATCGAGTATTTTCATAATAGCATTCCAGATCTTTTAGAGGTATCTATTGGACATGCACTTATTGCAGAATCACTATATCTTGGATTTGAAACTACGATACAATCTTATCTTGAAAAATTAAAATAG
- a CDS encoding OmpH family outer membrane protein, with product MKQFTKVVVAIALLIGMTSAVQAQSKVAHINSQGLVEAMPSYKTAMGDLEKLQTSYQAEISGMGAELQKTADRYNREADSQTDEENARRMQEIQETRTNISKYQQSAYGKLQEREQELLKPIIEKARVAIQKVARAKGYDFVLDSTPGAGGVLMADGYDLMVDAKKELGI from the coding sequence ATGAAACAGTTTACAAAAGTCGTAGTAGCAATAGCATTATTAATAGGTATGACTAGCGCTGTACAGGCACAAAGTAAAGTAGCACATATCAACTCACAAGGACTTGTTGAGGCAATGCCTAGTTATAAAACTGCTATGGGCGACTTAGAAAAATTACAAACATCTTATCAAGCAGAGATCTCTGGAATGGGCGCAGAATTGCAAAAGACTGCAGATCGTTACAACCGTGAAGCTGACTCGCAAACTGACGAGGAAAATGCAAGACGTATGCAAGAAATACAAGAAACACGTACAAATATTTCAAAGTACCAACAATCTGCTTACGGTAAACTTCAAGAAAGAGAGCAGGAGTTACTAAAGCCTATTATTGAAAAGGCAAGAGTAGCTATCCAAAAAGTAGCTAGAGCAAAAGGTTATGATTTTGTTCTTGATTCAACTCCTGGAGCTGGTGGCGTTCTTATGGCAGATGGATATGACCTTATGGTTGATGCAAAAAAAGAATTAGGCATCTAA
- the murI gene encoding glutamate racemase, which yields MENQQAIGVFDSGVGGTSIWQEIVTQLPFENTIYLADSKYAPYGTRSSDEIISLSIKNTERLIDLGSKIIVVACNTATTNAIDYLRTHYDIPFIGIEPAIKPAALQSITKSIGILATKGTLNSNLFHSTMDKYAQDVNVLEVIGEGLVPLIEANQLESEELKTLLTSYVELMLDAGIDHLVLGCSHYPFLIPQLKKILPTHVKIIDSGLAVAKQTETVLSLNGNLKIEGIGSHMLYSNKDVGVLESFVSRFRESELKNNTVNIRYLDF from the coding sequence ATGGAGAATCAGCAGGCAATAGGTGTTTTTGATAGTGGTGTAGGTGGCACTTCTATATGGCAAGAGATTGTTACACAATTACCTTTTGAGAATACTATATATCTAGCCGATAGTAAATATGCTCCTTACGGCACTCGCTCTAGTGACGAAATTATTTCTCTCTCTATAAAAAACACAGAACGATTAATAGACTTAGGATCAAAGATTATTGTTGTTGCCTGTAATACTGCCACTACAAATGCTATTGATTATTTAAGAACACATTACGACATTCCATTTATAGGTATAGAACCTGCTATAAAACCTGCAGCTTTGCAATCTATCACAAAATCCATAGGAATACTTGCTACAAAAGGGACACTTAACAGCAACCTCTTTCATAGTACCATGGACAAATATGCTCAAGATGTAAATGTCTTGGAAGTTATAGGTGAAGGGTTAGTTCCTTTAATTGAAGCAAATCAATTAGAGAGTGAGGAATTAAAAACTCTTCTCACTTCCTATGTAGAATTAATGCTTGATGCAGGTATAGACCACCTAGTTTTGGGCTGTAGTCACTATCCTTTTCTTATTCCACAGTTAAAAAAAATACTCCCAACCCACGTTAAAATAATTGATTCTGGATTGGCTGTTGCAAAACAAACTGAAACAGTGCTATCGCTAAATGGCAATCTCAAAATAGAGGGCATTGGAAGTCATATGCTTTACTCTAACAAGGATGTAGGTGTGCTGGAGAGTTTTGTGTCACGCTTTCGCGAAAGCGAATTAAAAAACAATACTGTAAATATTAGGTATCTAGACTTTTGA
- a CDS encoding OmpH family outer membrane protein, with protein sequence MKVKIFIVILGILSFSTSAKAQRGIRIAYIDMDYILENVPEYKEASALLDTKVGKWKSEIETKLRNVDEMNAQLDNERALLTKELIEERDEEIAFEREQILEYQQKRFGPGGDLSIQRRQLVQPVQDQVFNAVQEISTARKYDLVFDKSSELMLLYTADRLDISDQVLRSITRASKRTQLNSKKDEKIFDIDEAKTFDEDRATQERQSKIENKKSEREAALEERAKKRASEKEERQKAFEERRRKLLEARERRKDSIADARANKETRSSLPEPLSVNKTSKEDAVQARQRQKDSIIAARTRKRDSILAARKKKVTPSGSDDGDND encoded by the coding sequence ATGAAAGTAAAAATTTTTATCGTTATTCTTGGGATCCTAAGTTTCTCAACGTCGGCAAAAGCTCAACGAGGTATACGCATTGCTTATATCGATATGGATTATATTCTTGAAAATGTTCCGGAATACAAAGAGGCATCTGCTTTACTTGATACTAAGGTAGGGAAATGGAAAAGCGAAATAGAAACAAAACTTCGTAATGTTGATGAAATGAACGCACAGCTTGATAATGAACGTGCATTATTAACTAAAGAGCTTATAGAAGAAAGAGATGAAGAAATAGCTTTTGAAAGAGAGCAAATATTAGAATACCAGCAAAAAAGGTTTGGGCCTGGGGGTGACTTATCAATACAACGTAGGCAATTAGTACAGCCTGTACAAGATCAAGTTTTTAATGCTGTACAAGAAATATCAACTGCAAGAAAATACGATTTAGTCTTTGACAAATCTTCAGAACTAATGCTTCTATACACAGCAGACAGACTTGATATTAGTGATCAAGTTTTACGAAGTATTACAAGAGCCTCAAAAAGGACACAACTCAATTCTAAGAAAGATGAAAAAATTTTTGATATAGACGAGGCGAAAACTTTTGATGAAGACAGAGCTACACAAGAACGGCAAAGTAAAATTGAAAATAAAAAATCTGAACGTGAGGCAGCCTTAGAAGAAAGAGCTAAGAAAAGAGCCTCTGAAAAAGAAGAGAGACAAAAAGCTTTTGAAGAGAGAAGAAGAAAATTACTAGAAGCTCGTGAGCGTAGAAAAGACTCTATTGCTGATGCTAGAGCGAATAAAGAAACCCGATCTTCTTTACCAGAGCCGCTATCTGTAAACAAGACAAGTAAGGAAGATGCTGTACAAGCAAGACAAAGGCAAAAAGATTCTATTATAGCAGCACGCACGAGAAAAAGAGACTCTATACTAGCCGCGAGAAAAAAGAAAGTTACCCCATCTGGAAGTGATGATGGTGATAACGATTAA
- a CDS encoding isoprenyl transferase, with translation MDILAQIDKDKLPQHVAIIMDGNGRWAKKQGLLRAAGHKKGTRAVREAVECAAELGIKHLTLYAFSTENWNRPKAEVDTLMKLLVSSLKKEIATLQDNDVVLGTIGAINTLPDKAQRELEEVISKTQNNKGLKLTLALSYGSREEIVKTVQEICIKVKNNLLSPAEIDEDCVNSHLYTANMPDVDLLIRTSGEQRVSNFLLWQIAYAEFYFTDILWPDFRKHHLHDAIYNYQKRERRFGKTSEQIK, from the coding sequence ATGGACATACTAGCCCAAATTGACAAAGACAAACTGCCACAACATGTTGCCATCATTATGGATGGCAATGGAAGGTGGGCAAAAAAGCAAGGTCTATTAAGAGCTGCTGGTCATAAGAAAGGAACAAGAGCTGTTAGAGAAGCTGTAGAATGTGCTGCAGAGTTAGGAATCAAACATCTAACGCTTTATGCCTTTTCTACAGAAAACTGGAATCGCCCCAAAGCTGAGGTTGATACCTTAATGAAACTGCTCGTTTCTTCCTTAAAAAAAGAAATAGCCACTTTACAAGATAATGATGTGGTGTTAGGAACAATTGGTGCCATAAACACACTACCTGACAAAGCTCAAAGAGAATTAGAAGAAGTAATTTCTAAAACTCAAAACAACAAAGGATTAAAACTTACGCTTGCTCTAAGCTATGGAAGTAGAGAGGAGATCGTAAAAACAGTCCAAGAAATATGTATTAAAGTTAAAAATAACCTACTTTCGCCAGCTGAAATTGATGAGGATTGTGTTAACAGCCATTTATATACGGCAAATATGCCAGATGTAGATTTGTTAATTAGGACAAGTGGAGAGCAGCGAGTTAGTAATTTTTTATTGTGGCAAATAGCCTATGCTGAATTCTATTTTACAGATATTCTCTGGCCAGATTTCAGAAAACACCATTTACACGACGCGATTTACAATTATCAGAAAAGAGAACGAAGATTTGGAAAGACAAGTGAACAAATTAAATAA
- a CDS encoding CBS domain-containing protein, translated as MTLTDFIINDIQPVSEKETIGDVQSIFSQTTYSHVPIQRDGVYVGSLAENDTHCYNANAIISEYNQGYEHFFVRYETSWLDVLESFAQHGCNLMPVLDQESQYLGYYELEDVMSFFNNTPFIQEPGSVVIIEKGVLDYSFSEITQIVESNEGKIWGMFISKIEQDIAQISIKIGRSNFNDILAAFRRYSYNVVSSHQEDTFIKDLHKRSKYLEKYLNM; from the coding sequence ATGACATTAACAGACTTTATTATTAATGACATACAGCCGGTTTCTGAAAAAGAAACCATAGGAGATGTCCAATCGATCTTTAGCCAGACCACATATTCTCATGTTCCTATCCAAAGGGATGGTGTATATGTAGGATCACTAGCTGAGAATGATACTCATTGCTACAATGCAAACGCTATAATTAGTGAGTATAATCAAGGGTATGAACATTTTTTTGTGAGGTATGAGACCTCTTGGCTAGATGTACTGGAGTCTTTTGCTCAGCACGGTTGTAATTTAATGCCAGTTCTAGACCAAGAAAGTCAATATTTAGGATATTATGAATTAGAGGATGTTATGAGTTTTTTTAACAACACTCCTTTCATTCAAGAACCAGGAAGTGTTGTTATTATTGAGAAAGGAGTGCTAGATTATTCTTTTAGTGAGATAACACAAATTGTTGAGTCTAATGAAGGGAAGATTTGGGGAATGTTTATTTCAAAAATAGAACAAGACATAGCTCAGATTTCTATAAAAATAGGAAGATCTAACTTCAATGATATCTTAGCCGCTTTTAGAAGGTACAGCTATAATGTTGTTTCTAGCCATCAGGAAGATACTTTTATTAAGGATCTTCACAAGCGATCAAAATACCTTGAAAAGTATTTAAACATGTAA
- a CDS encoding LytR/AlgR family response regulator transcription factor: MELRTILVEDEETSREILRNYLSKYCPRVTIVGEAANVSEALSLLQSTTVDLVFLDVEMPKGNAFDLLEQIADRAFETVFVTAYNQYAMDALNSHAAYYLLKPVSIDELIKAVDIVMTIKKKENELENKVLVATTVEKQGKITIPVQDGFEVLVVKDILYCKADDNYTQIYLNSGAKLLVSKTLKYFENALNNFGFARVHKSYLVNLNEITSYKKGKGGSVVLSGGKEINVSASQKANLLAHFQ, encoded by the coding sequence ATGGAGCTTAGAACAATATTAGTCGAAGATGAAGAGACAAGCAGAGAGATATTACGTAATTATCTTTCTAAGTATTGCCCTAGAGTTACTATTGTGGGTGAAGCAGCCAATGTAAGTGAGGCGCTAAGCTTACTTCAAAGCACAACTGTAGACCTTGTTTTTTTAGATGTAGAAATGCCTAAGGGTAACGCCTTTGACCTTTTAGAACAAATAGCAGATCGTGCATTTGAAACGGTATTTGTCACGGCTTATAATCAATATGCCATGGATGCTCTTAATAGTCACGCGGCCTATTATCTTCTTAAGCCAGTATCTATTGATGAATTAATTAAGGCAGTAGATATTGTGATGACTATAAAAAAGAAAGAAAATGAGTTAGAAAATAAAGTTCTAGTTGCAACTACGGTGGAAAAGCAAGGTAAAATCACAATACCAGTGCAAGATGGATTTGAGGTACTTGTTGTAAAGGATATTTTGTATTGTAAGGCAGATGATAATTATACTCAGATTTATTTAAACTCTGGAGCTAAGCTATTAGTGAGTAAAACCCTTAAGTATTTTGAAAATGCATTGAATAACTTTGGTTTTGCTAGAGTCCACAAATCATACCTTGTTAATCTTAATGAAATTACAAGTTATAAGAAAGGTAAAGGTGGAAGTGTCGTATTGAGTGGTGGAAAAGAGATCAATGTTTCTGCAAGTCAAAAAGCAAATTTACTGGCTCATTTCCAGTAA